A stretch of the SAR202 cluster bacterium genome encodes the following:
- a CDS encoding ABC transporter substrate-binding protein, whose protein sequence is MPVLRVGHSPDADDAFMFYPLAKGIITVPGYEITHVLEEIQALNQRALKGELEVTAISAAVYPQVAQHYRIMPCGASVGRKYGPAVVSKKPLDARDLAGKRIAIPGQFTTAYMLLRIYMSKPFEPVFMSFDAVTEAVQQGKVDAGIFIHEGQIREREMGLHKVLDLGRWWFDDTGLPVPLGLDMVHRRLGDRLGRQVTRALHDAIVHSRTHEDDALDYALAFGRGIDRETGRKFVRMYVNQDTEDMGEDGRKALETLFARAAKKGIIKEAPPLDLVEI, encoded by the coding sequence ATGCCTGTGTTAAGAGTAGGCCACAGCCCTGACGCCGACGATGCCTTCATGTTCTACCCTCTGGCCAAGGGCATTATCACCGTCCCGGGTTACGAAATTACCCATGTCCTAGAGGAGATCCAGGCGCTGAACCAGCGGGCGCTGAAGGGTGAGTTGGAGGTCACGGCCATCTCCGCCGCCGTTTACCCCCAGGTGGCGCAGCACTACCGCATCATGCCCTGCGGCGCGTCGGTGGGGCGCAAGTACGGGCCAGCAGTCGTATCCAAGAAGCCCCTGGACGCCAGGGATCTGGCGGGCAAGCGCATCGCCATCCCCGGCCAGTTCACCACCGCCTACATGCTCCTCCGCATATACATGAGCAAGCCTTTCGAGCCCGTCTTCATGAGTTTCGATGCCGTAACCGAGGCCGTGCAGCAAGGCAAGGTGGACGCGGGTATCTTCATTCACGAGGGGCAGATTCGAGAGCGTGAGATGGGGCTACATAAGGTATTGGACCTGGGGCGGTGGTGGTTCGATGACACCGGCCTGCCCGTCCCTCTAGGCCTGGACATGGTGCATCGACGCCTGGGCGACAGGCTGGGCCGCCAGGTGACCCGGGCCCTCCACGACGCCATTGTCCACTCCCGCACCCACGAGGACGACGCCCTGGACTACGCGCTTGCCTTTGGCCGTGGCATCGATAGGGAGACGGGTCGGAAGTTTGTGCGCATGTACGTGAACCAGGATACCGAGGACATGGGAGAGGATGGGCGAAAGGCGTTGGAGACGCTGTTTGCGCGCGCTGCTAAGAAAGGGATTATCAAAGAAGCGCCGCCACTAGACCTGGTAGAGATTTAG
- a CDS encoding class I SAM-dependent methyltransferase, with protein MPKSPKSKSVRKKKSRENRLYRDLAWLWPIMDPPEDYALEASFWRQALRERLGPGRHPILELGVGGGHNLSHLTKEFKATAVDISKPMLVNARKLNPGVEFFQGDMRSVRLGRKFKAVLIHDAIAYMRSERDLKRVFATAKAHLDSGGVFICSPDWYRETYKGTHVDHRILPGPDGLELTYLEHDIDPDPFDTTIETRFFYIIKQDGKVRVEQDLHITGLFPLETWLELMDKAGFDAEALPYPVYDDGGEGYLLRGVLR; from the coding sequence ATGCCTAAGTCACCTAAAAGCAAATCGGTAAGAAAAAAGAAGTCCCGGGAGAACCGCCTCTACCGTGACTTGGCCTGGCTGTGGCCCATCATGGACCCGCCCGAGGACTATGCTCTGGAGGCCAGCTTCTGGCGGCAGGCTTTGCGGGAGCGCCTCGGCCCGGGCCGCCACCCCATACTGGAACTGGGCGTCGGCGGCGGGCACAACCTCTCTCATCTCACCAAGGAGTTCAAGGCCACGGCGGTGGATATATCGAAGCCTATGCTAGTCAACGCCCGCAAGCTGAACCCCGGCGTCGAGTTTTTCCAGGGCGATATGCGCAGCGTCCGCTTGGGCCGCAAGTTCAAGGCTGTACTCATCCACGACGCCATCGCCTATATGCGCAGCGAGCGTGATCTGAAGCGTGTGTTCGCTACGGCCAAAGCGCACCTCGATTCCGGCGGGGTCTTTATCTGCTCCCCCGATTGGTACCGCGAGACCTACAAAGGCACCCACGTGGACCATCGCATCCTGCCCGGCCCCGATGGCCTCGAGCTTACATATCTGGAACACGACATCGATCCAGACCCTTTTGACACCACCATCGAGACCCGCTTCTTTTACATAATCAAGCAGGACGGAAAGGTGCGGGTGGAGCAGGACTTGCACATCACAGGCCTGTTTCCTCTAGAGACCTGGCTGGAGCTGATGGACAAGGCTGGTTTTGATGCCGAGGCTCTCCCCTACCCCGTGTACGACGACGGCGGTGAAGGGTACCTGTTAAGGGGAGTGTTAAGGTAG